A region from the Campylobacter blaseri genome encodes:
- a CDS encoding ATP-binding cassette domain-containing protein, giving the protein MIKASNLTKTFKNILALKGISFNIPQGIITGLVGPDGAGKTTLIRLLAGLMSKTSGELEVLGFDMPNSSYDFLSQIGYMPQNFGLYEDLSCYENLRLYADLQEISDKNERIKELLEFTKLIQFKDRFARNLSGGMKQKLALSCALIKKPKLLLLDEPGVGVDPIARKELWDMAKELQKEGMTILWATSYQDEANMCDEVIMLNEGEILFHDKPQIAKKRLENRVFLLKSEDKKATLEKLLSDDNILDATIFGDDIKFSIKQNSKFQIPKNAKNIEPNFEDVFLDLINPKLKPTSELFKNLNLQISNKPTIEAINLTKKFGDFTATDNVSFSVKSGEIFGLLGPNGAGKSTTFKMLCGLIRPTSGKALVLGKDLYSSSNLVKQQIGYMAQKFSLYKNLNLIDNLEFFAGVYGLKGRAKRAKIDAVIDNFNFEKYLKNEVESLSLGIKQRLSLACASMHNPKVLFLDEPTSGVDTLTRREFWTQINTMAKEGVTIMVTTHLMDEAEFCDNITILYKSKAIAIGSATKLKAQVGTNVTMEEAFIELVKRYD; this is encoded by the coding sequence ATGATAAAAGCTTCAAATTTAACCAAAACTTTTAAAAATATATTAGCATTAAAGGGTATAAGTTTTAACATACCACAAGGTATAATAACAGGACTTGTTGGGCCTGATGGTGCTGGAAAAACTACACTTATAAGACTACTTGCAGGGCTTATGAGTAAAACTAGTGGAGAGCTTGAAGTTTTGGGTTTTGATATGCCAAACTCAAGTTATGATTTTTTATCACAAATTGGTTATATGCCTCAAAATTTTGGCTTATATGAGGATCTTAGTTGTTATGAAAATTTAAGATTATATGCAGATTTACAAGAAATTTCAGATAAAAATGAGCGTATAAAAGAGCTTTTGGAATTTACAAAGCTAATTCAATTTAAAGATAGATTTGCTAGAAATTTAAGTGGTGGAATGAAACAAAAATTAGCACTATCTTGTGCTTTAATTAAAAAACCTAAGCTTTTACTTTTAGATGAGCCTGGTGTTGGGGTTGATCCTATTGCTAGAAAAGAGCTTTGGGATATGGCAAAAGAGTTGCAAAAAGAGGGTATGACTATACTTTGGGCAACCTCATATCAAGATGAAGCAAATATGTGTGATGAAGTTATAATGCTTAATGAGGGTGAAATTCTCTTTCATGATAAACCTCAAATTGCCAAAAAAAGATTAGAAAATAGGGTGTTTTTACTAAAAAGTGAGGATAAAAAAGCAACCCTTGAAAAACTTTTAAGTGATGATAATATTTTAGACGCCACTATTTTTGGAGATGATATAAAATTTAGCATAAAACAAAACTCTAAATTTCAAATTCCTAAAAATGCTAAAAATATAGAGCCAAATTTTGAAGATGTTTTTTTGGATTTAATCAATCCAAAACTAAAACCAACATCAGAACTTTTTAAAAACTTAAACTTACAAATTTCTAATAAACCTACCATTGAAGCTATAAATTTAACTAAGAAATTTGGAGATTTCACAGCAACGGATAATGTAAGTTTTAGTGTTAAAAGTGGTGAAATTTTTGGGCTATTAGGACCAAATGGAGCAGGAAAATCAACAACTTTTAAAATGCTTTGCGGTCTTATAAGACCAACAAGTGGCAAAGCTTTAGTTTTAGGAAAAGATTTATATTCAAGTTCAAATTTAGTAAAACAGCAAATCGGTTATATGGCTCAAAAATTCTCACTTTATAAAAACTTAAATTTAATAGATAATTTAGAATTTTTTGCTGGAGTTTATGGTTTAAAAGGTAGAGCAAAAAGGGCTAAAATAGATGCTGTGATTGATAATTTTAACTTTGAAAAATATCTAAAAAACGAGGTTGAATCCCTATCTTTAGGAATTAAACAAAGGCTTAGTTTAGCATGTGCTTCTATGCATAATCCAAAGGTTTTATTCCTAGATGAGCCAACTAGTGGGGTTGATACATTAACTAGGCGTGAGTTTTGGACTCAGATAAATACAATGGCAAAAGAGGGTGTTACGATTATGGTTACTACTCATCTAATGGACGAGGCTGAGTTTTGTGATAATATTACTATTCTTTATAAATCAAAAGCCATTGCAATTGGTTCAGCTACAAAGCTTAAAGCACAAGTTGGCACAAATGTAACTATGGAGGAGGCTTTTATAGAGCTTGTAAAAAGATATGATTAA
- a CDS encoding HlyD family efflux transporter periplasmic adaptor subunit, translating to MKKIILFLIVLIIGFCGYELYKFQISKDKNELVFYGNIDIETSNLSFRFLGQIVDIKIDEGDKVKKGEELASLDNSYLLNKLDELNSQIALNEIKLEKLQKGFRVEEIKKAKANLDIANAKLVEAKSSFNRQEKLLKSKATSQDTYTKVKANFEMAKANANLASANYQMLKNGYEKEDIKTQIELINSLKINADKIKLDIQNHTLKSPIDGVVLTKYKEIGEVANPSEPVVEIAKSDDFWVRAYIDEPLLGEIKLGDKMEIFTDLRDKPYNGHISFISSVSEFTPKNVQTQELRADLVYRFKVVFDENDGLLKQGMPVHLKLK from the coding sequence ATGAAAAAGATTATTTTATTTTTAATAGTTTTAATTATTGGTTTTTGTGGATATGAACTATATAAATTTCAAATTTCAAAAGATAAAAATGAGCTTGTATTTTATGGCAATATTGACATTGAAACATCAAATTTATCTTTTAGATTTTTAGGGCAGATAGTTGATATCAAAATAGATGAGGGCGATAAGGTAAAAAAAGGTGAAGAACTTGCTAGCTTAGATAACTCATATCTTTTAAATAAATTAGATGAGTTAAACTCGCAAATAGCACTAAATGAGATAAAGCTAGAAAAACTGCAAAAAGGTTTTAGAGTTGAAGAGATTAAAAAAGCAAAGGCAAATTTAGATATTGCAAATGCTAAGTTAGTTGAAGCAAAAAGTAGCTTTAATAGACAAGAAAAACTTTTAAAATCAAAAGCGACATCACAAGATACATACACAAAAGTAAAAGCAAATTTTGAAATGGCAAAAGCAAATGCAAATCTTGCAAGTGCTAATTACCAAATGCTAAAAAATGGGTATGAAAAAGAGGATATCAAAACTCAGATAGAGCTTATAAACTCACTAAAAATAAATGCTGATAAAATTAAACTAGATATTCAAAATCATACTTTAAAATCCCCAATTGATGGAGTAGTTTTAACAAAATATAAAGAGATAGGGGAGGTTGCAAACCCTAGTGAGCCAGTAGTTGAGATAGCTAAAAGTGATGATTTTTGGGTTAGAGCTTATATAGATGAACCACTTTTAGGCGAGATAAAACTAGGTGATAAGATGGAAATTTTTACAGATTTAAGAGATAAACCTTATAATGGGCATATTAGTTTTATATCTAGCGTTTCTGAATTTACACCAAAAAATGTGCAAACACAAGAACTTAGAGCTGATTTAGTTTATAGATTTAAAGTTGTTTTTGACGAAAATGATGGGCTTTTAAAACAAGGAATGCCTGTTCATCTTAAATTAAAATGA
- a CDS encoding ABC transporter substrate-binding protein: protein MFRKLVLIVLFSIFACATEVIDILDRKVDIKDNPKRVVLTFYFEEYFTATKDDGIDKIVGWSRKYWEGRRQASWDAFKEKFPQIDEIPDVGYGPKNTISFEKIISLKPDVVVFALNDYAKVKNNLANLEAANIPAVFIDFHDQKLSNHVKSMEILGEIFKTQDKVKKVVEFYKSKFEIVQNRLKNIPNFKKPKVYLEFSEKDGPSVFGGTWDDKMWGAFANIAGGENIAKGIVKGTTATINPELIIAKNPDVIIFAGNYFLNSYKNIPLGYGITKEQAKANLKAYATRPGWNSINAVKNGHIYALYHDLSRHIFDFTGVLFFAKALHPEIFSDIEPEEELKKFFDEFYPVKYSGTWMISY from the coding sequence ATGTTTAGAAAACTAGTTTTAATAGTGCTTTTTTCTATTTTTGCCTGCGCTACTGAAGTGATTGATATTTTAGATAGAAAAGTAGATATAAAAGATAATCCTAAACGAGTTGTTTTGACATTTTATTTTGAAGAGTATTTTACAGCTACAAAAGATGATGGTATAGATAAGATAGTTGGATGGTCTAGAAAGTACTGGGAGGGAAGAAGACAAGCAAGCTGGGACGCTTTTAAAGAAAAATTTCCACAAATTGATGAAATTCCTGATGTTGGGTATGGACCTAAAAATACAATATCTTTTGAAAAAATTATCTCCTTAAAACCTGATGTTGTAGTGTTTGCATTAAATGACTATGCTAAGGTTAAAAATAATTTAGCAAATCTTGAAGCTGCAAATATCCCTGCTGTTTTTATAGATTTTCATGATCAAAAATTAAGCAACCATGTAAAAAGTATGGAAATTTTAGGAGAAATTTTTAAAACCCAAGACAAAGTTAAAAAGGTAGTTGAATTTTATAAAAGCAAATTTGAGATAGTTCAAAATAGACTTAAAAATATACCAAATTTTAAAAAACCTAAAGTATATCTTGAATTTAGTGAAAAAGATGGACCTAGTGTTTTTGGTGGAACTTGGGATGATAAAATGTGGGGTGCATTTGCAAATATCGCAGGTGGAGAAAATATAGCAAAAGGTATAGTAAAAGGGACAACTGCAACTATAAATCCTGAACTTATAATAGCTAAAAACCCAGATGTTATAATTTTTGCAGGAAATTATTTTTTAAACAGTTATAAAAATATTCCACTTGGATATGGGATTACTAAAGAGCAAGCAAAAGCAAATTTAAAAGCCTATGCAACTAGACCAGGTTGGAATAGTATAAATGCTGTTAAAAATGGCCATATATATGCACTTTATCATGATTTAAGTAGGCATATTTTTGACTTTACCGGGGTGCTATTTTTCGCAAAAGCTTTACATCCTGAAATTTTTAGTGATATAGAGCCAGAAGAGGAACTTAAGAAATTTTTTGATGAGTTTTATCCTGTTAAATATAGCGGAACTTGGATGATTAGTTATTAA
- a CDS encoding FecCD family ABC transporter permease, translated as MKDFYKKLVLKRSIFLLVGFFLCMVFLILDISLGPAKYSFLEVFEAIFGTPKDESISVIIHSMRIPAALMAVVAGASLGLSGAVMQTILSNPLASPYTLGIGSAAGFGAAVGIVLFDGSFLGISSFAFLFSSLSILFIYYLSKRIFLGSSSIILIGIILVFIYQSLQAFVIYLANEIEVSSIVFWTFGSLMRSNYTYVSVLALALILALFIVLYKAWDLNALLLGDEKAASLGIKVDSLKIRMLILVSLLTTICVCFVGTIGFVGLVAAHVSRLLIGAEQRFFLIFSAICGALLLSLSSVFSKSVVDGVVFPIGIITSFIGAIFFLAIVLKKGLR; from the coding sequence ATGAAAGATTTTTATAAAAAACTTGTATTAAAAAGATCTATATTTCTTTTAGTGGGATTTTTTTTATGTATGGTATTTTTAATACTTGATATAAGTTTAGGTCCTGCAAAATATAGTTTTTTAGAAGTTTTTGAAGCTATTTTTGGAACTCCAAAAGATGAGAGTATAAGTGTTATAATACATAGCATGAGAATTCCAGCTGCTCTTATGGCAGTTGTTGCTGGTGCTAGCCTTGGGCTTAGTGGTGCTGTTATGCAAACTATACTTTCAAATCCACTAGCAAGTCCATACACTCTTGGTATAGGATCTGCAGCTGGATTTGGAGCAGCTGTTGGGATAGTTTTATTTGATGGTAGTTTTTTAGGTATAAGCTCTTTTGCATTTTTATTTTCATCTTTAAGCATACTTTTTATATATTATCTTAGTAAGCGTATATTTTTGGGCTCTTCAAGTATTATTTTAATCGGTATAATCTTAGTTTTTATATATCAAAGTTTGCAAGCTTTTGTTATATATCTTGCAAATGAAATTGAAGTTTCAAGCATAGTTTTTTGGACTTTTGGTTCACTTATGAGATCAAACTATACATATGTATCTGTTTTGGCTTTAGCGCTCATTCTAGCTCTTTTTATCGTACTTTATAAAGCTTGGGATTTAAATGCTTTGCTTTTAGGTGATGAAAAAGCGGCTAGTTTGGGTATAAAGGTTGATTCATTAAAGATAAGAATGTTGATTTTAGTTTCACTTCTTACTACTATATGTGTCTGTTTTGTTGGTACAATTGGCTTTGTAGGATTAGTTGCTGCTCATGTATCAAGACTGCTTATAGGTGCTGAGCAGAGATTTTTCTTGATATTTTCAGCAATATGTGGAGCTTTGCTTCTATCTCTTTCATCAGTTTTTAGTAAAAGTGTGGTAGATGGAGTAGTTTTTCCTATAGGCATAATAACATCTTTTATAGGTGCTATATTTTTCCTTGCTATAGTTTTAAAAAAGGGACTTAGATGA
- a CDS encoding ABC transporter ATP-binding protein, whose translation MIVDNLSFSYKDRQILKDLNFEVNDSEILMVLGVNGVGKSTLMKCLAGVNKFKGLVKFDKAKKLGYLTQNIIENDALSVFELVLLGRIGELKFRVSKDDLERVEHVLEHVGITHLSKRYFTQLSGGQQRLVLIAQMLARSPQILLLDEPTANLDLLHQRNILKLIKEYTKYYNTTTIINIHDINHALSFGDNILLLKDGEIAFFGKKQELDIELLSEVFGVKFEYVTSKSGEKIIIDI comes from the coding sequence ATGATAGTTGATAATCTAAGTTTTAGCTATAAAGATAGGCAAATTTTAAAAGATTTAAATTTTGAAGTAAATGATAGTGAAATTTTAATGGTGCTTGGTGTAAATGGGGTCGGTAAAAGTACACTTATGAAATGCCTTGCAGGTGTGAATAAATTTAAAGGTTTAGTTAAGTTTGATAAAGCAAAAAAACTTGGCTATCTAACTCAAAATATTATAGAAAATGACGCATTAAGTGTTTTTGAATTAGTTCTTTTGGGCCGGATTGGAGAGCTTAAATTTAGGGTATCAAAAGATGATTTAGAGCGTGTAGAACATGTTCTAGAACATGTTGGAATCACTCATCTTTCTAAAAGGTATTTTACACAACTTAGTGGTGGTCAGCAAAGACTTGTTTTAATAGCACAAATGCTTGCAAGAAGCCCACAAATTTTACTACTTGATGAACCAACTGCAAATTTAGACCTTCTTCATCAAAGAAATATTTTAAAGTTAATTAAAGAGTATACAAAATACTACAATACAACAACCATTATAAATATTCACGATATAAACCACGCGTTAAGTTTTGGAGATAATATATTACTTTTAAAAGATGGAGAAATAGCATTTTTTGGTAAAAAACAAGAACTTGATATAGAGTTATTAAGCGAAGTTTTTGGGGTTAAATTTGAGTATGTAACAAGTAAATCAGGTGAGAAAATAATAATAGATATATGA
- a CDS encoding DEAD/DEAH box helicase — protein sequence MLIQDLNLIQPIQKALISEGYTNATPIQEKAIPELLKGRDLLGCAQTGTGKTAAFSIPILQSIATKQKTKGKKSTKALIIAPTRELVVQISNSLKAYGKNLELSTTAIYGGVDQRPQTRMLAKGVEIIVATPGRLLDLVNQRFIDLSMVEHFVLDEADMMLDMGMLEDVKKIIQYLPKDKQTILFSATMPSQIERLANNILNDPLKIVVKPTTSTLDQISQEFYYVDRDNKSNLLIKLLEDKDIFSAIVFSKTKHGADKIVKQLKNLGIMADAIHGDKSQSARQFALNKFKQKRTRVLVATDIAARGIDVSELSHVINYDLPEVAETYVHRIGRTGRASNEGTAISFCCHAEKPLLASIKKLTGRPIVEITGHDFPLMDRSYEEKRGRGKRSTSKSNYSNDTRKTTSSRDNSSSKKRKFNSNKSDFFDEGGRDDRKFNSRKSNSRDYASRKDESRSSRSRNYRETSY from the coding sequence TTGTTAATACAAGATTTAAATTTAATACAGCCAATTCAGAAGGCTTTAATCTCTGAAGGATACACAAACGCAACACCTATACAAGAAAAAGCAATTCCAGAACTCCTAAAAGGTAGAGACCTACTTGGTTGTGCACAAACAGGTACAGGCAAAACTGCGGCTTTTTCTATACCTATTTTACAATCAATTGCAACAAAGCAAAAAACAAAAGGTAAAAAAAGTACTAAAGCTTTAATTATAGCACCTACAAGAGAGTTAGTTGTTCAAATTTCTAATAGCTTAAAAGCTTATGGTAAAAACTTAGAACTAAGTACAACTGCAATTTATGGCGGGGTAGATCAAAGACCACAAACTAGAATGCTTGCAAAAGGTGTAGAGATAATAGTTGCAACACCAGGAAGACTGCTAGATCTTGTAAATCAAAGATTTATTGATTTAAGTATGGTTGAGCATTTTGTTTTAGATGAAGCTGATATGATGCTTGATATGGGAATGCTTGAAGATGTTAAAAAAATAATCCAATATCTACCAAAAGACAAACAGACAATTTTATTTTCAGCAACAATGCCTAGCCAAATTGAAAGACTTGCAAACAATATCTTAAATGATCCATTAAAAATTGTTGTAAAACCTACAACTTCAACACTAGATCAAATTTCACAAGAATTTTACTATGTAGATAGAGATAATAAATCAAATCTGCTTATAAAACTTCTTGAAGATAAGGATATATTTTCTGCGATTGTATTTTCAAAAACAAAACATGGTGCTGATAAAATCGTTAAACAATTAAAAAATTTAGGAATTATGGCTGATGCAATTCATGGTGATAAATCTCAAAGTGCTAGACAATTTGCACTTAATAAATTCAAGCAAAAAAGAACAAGAGTTCTAGTTGCAACTGATATAGCAGCACGTGGAATTGATGTTAGCGAATTATCTCATGTTATAAATTATGATCTTCCAGAAGTTGCTGAAACTTATGTCCACAGAATAGGAAGAACAGGTAGAGCAAGCAACGAAGGAACGGCAATTAGCTTTTGTTGTCATGCAGAAAAACCTCTTTTAGCAAGCATTAAAAAACTAACAGGAAGACCTATTGTAGAGATTACGGGGCATGATTTTCCTTTAATGGATAGATCATATGAAGAAAAAAGAGGTAGAGGAAAAAGAAGTACAAGTAAAAGTAACTATTCAAACGATACAAGAAAAACAACTTCAAGTAGGGATAACTCTTCAAGTAAAAAAAGAAAATTCAACTCAAATAAAAGTGATTTTTTTGATGAGGGCGGAAGAGATGATAGAAAATTTAACTCAAGAAAAAGTAACTCTAGAGATTATGCCTCTAGAAAAGATGAATCAAGAAGTAGTAGATCTCGCAACTACAGAGAAACTTCGTATTAA
- a CDS encoding trimeric intracellular cation channel family protein, with amino-acid sequence MDDLAIFLIPEYIGIASASVSGFLFAAKRNCDWLGVFVSALLTALGGGFMRDTIVSRPLYSFTHYMPCTIVIIMLILSALFKLQRRSDIDKKFIYVATDAIDIVSFSIVGSIIALEYNLNIFGVAMIALCNGVGGGILRDILFNEVPWFLKTGLYGTISIVVGLCYFFMNYFGINSIIAILMLLVFGVVFRLLAYYMNWGLPKLK; translated from the coding sequence ATGGACGATTTAGCAATTTTTTTAATACCTGAATATATAGGAATTGCATCAGCTAGTGTTAGTGGATTTTTGTTTGCTGCTAAGAGAAATTGCGACTGGCTAGGTGTGTTTGTATCAGCACTTCTAACTGCATTAGGAGGTGGTTTTATGCGTGATACTATCGTTTCTAGACCACTTTATTCTTTTACTCACTATATGCCTTGTACTATTGTTATTATAATGCTTATACTATCAGCGCTTTTTAAACTTCAAAGACGAAGTGATATAGATAAGAAATTTATATATGTTGCAACCGATGCTATAGATATAGTAAGCTTCTCCATAGTTGGCTCCATAATAGCATTAGAGTATAACCTCAATATTTTTGGTGTTGCTATGATTGCACTTTGTAACGGAGTAGGGGGTGGAATACTTCGTGATATTTTATTTAACGAAGTTCCTTGGTTTTTAAAGACAGGTCTTTATGGAACTATAAGCATTGTAGTAGGGCTTTGTTATTTCTTTATGAATTATTTTGGAATTAATAGCATTATTGCCATTCTTATGCTTTTAGTTTTTGGAGTTGTTTTTAGACTTTTAGCATATTATATGAATTGGGGTTTGCCAAAACTTAAATAG
- a CDS encoding sensor histidine kinase, with protein sequence MFSKKHILPILLLYILTSIAFLGFFGKFFYEREKQFIINQVAFDLRDLRRELQFKLHETNSLEEGDFSNTKAVALNLRTKEYLKKDFDIAKNLPTQFFDGKNFFLKFQIHSRMMRSQYFIILKSTDLTHEFNSLKLKILLTSSTVLLIILLIAYFIVKLSLRPLYEKIEFLDNFIRDTTHEINTPLSIILMSIELFKTNPEKYLLNIKTASMTISNLYEDLVSLKMGNQEEQNKIEIINLANIINERIKYFDVPLEQKNITLEKNINDVIIKTSKFKITKIIDNLFSNAIKYCNENGVIKIYLKDGLFSISNTGEGISKENLPHIFELYTRFDKRNGGFGIGLNLVKKFIDELGFKITCKSDENKTEFTINFK encoded by the coding sequence ATGTTTAGCAAAAAACATATCTTACCAATACTTCTACTTTATATCTTAACAAGTATTGCTTTTTTAGGTTTTTTTGGTAAATTTTTTTATGAAAGAGAAAAACAATTCATCATAAATCAGGTAGCTTTTGACTTAAGAGATTTAAGAAGAGAGTTGCAATTTAAACTCCACGAAACAAATAGCTTAGAAGAGGGTGATTTTAGTAATACTAAAGCTGTTGCTTTAAATTTAAGAACAAAAGAATATCTAAAAAAAGATTTTGATATAGCAAAAAATTTACCCACGCAATTCTTTGATGGAAAAAACTTTTTTTTAAAATTTCAAATTCACTCTAGGATGATGCGAAGTCAATATTTTATAATATTAAAAAGCACTGATTTGACACATGAATTTAATAGCTTAAAATTAAAAATTCTACTAACTTCATCTACTGTATTACTCATAATTTTACTAATTGCATATTTTATAGTTAAGCTATCTTTGCGCCCACTTTATGAAAAAATAGAGTTTTTAGATAATTTTATAAGAGATACCACTCATGAGATTAACACCCCTTTAAGCATAATTTTAATGAGTATTGAGCTATTTAAAACTAACCCAGAAAAATATCTTTTAAATATTAAAACTGCTTCTATGACAATCTCAAATTTATATGAAGATTTAGTTTCATTAAAGATGGGAAATCAAGAAGAACAAAATAAGATTGAAATTATAAATCTAGCAAATATCATAAATGAACGGATTAAATACTTTGATGTTCCTTTGGAACAAAAAAATATTACTTTAGAGAAAAATATAAATGATGTTATTATAAAGACATCTAAATTTAAAATTACAAAAATCATAGATAATCTCTTTAGCAATGCCATAAAATATTGCAATGAAAATGGAGTTATAAAGATATATTTAAAAGATGGTTTATTTAGTATTTCAAACACAGGAGAAGGAATTTCAAAGGAAAATTTACCGCATATCTTTGAACTCTATACTAGATTTGATAAAAGAAATGGTGGATTTGGAATAGGGTTAAATTTAGTTAAAAAATTTATAGATGAGTTGGGCTTTAAAATAACTTGCAAAAGTGATGAAAATAAAACAGAATTCACTATAAATTTTAAATAA
- a CDS encoding response regulator transcription factor, whose translation MSKILVVEDEPMLLDMICSYLKENNYEVIGVKEYDKALNLAYENSFDLWIFDVKIIGGSGFDLLKELRQSGRGTPCIFVTSLNTINDLKDGFTSGCDDYIKKPFELKELLLRVNNILKRTFVHNIDEFENINSKLKFDVRHGILYKNGEILPLANKQSRLLLMLIKNRDKFITRDEIFNEIWEYDEEPSELSLRVYISELRKIIGKDRIISQSKLGYKYV comes from the coding sequence TTGTCAAAAATTTTAGTAGTTGAAGATGAGCCAATGTTACTTGATATGATTTGTTCTTATTTAAAAGAAAATAATTATGAGGTAATAGGTGTAAAAGAGTATGATAAAGCACTAAATTTGGCCTATGAAAATAGTTTTGATCTATGGATATTTGATGTTAAAATAATTGGCGGTAGTGGTTTTGATCTATTAAAAGAGTTAAGGCAAAGTGGGCGAGGGACACCATGCATTTTCGTAACCTCTTTAAATACCATAAATGATTTAAAAGATGGCTTTACAAGTGGATGTGATGATTATATTAAAAAACCTTTTGAGCTAAAAGAGTTACTTTTACGTGTGAATAATATCCTCAAACGAACTTTTGTACATAATATAGATGAGTTTGAAAATATAAATAGTAAGCTTAAATTTGATGTTAGACATGGGATTTTATATAAAAATGGTGAAATTTTACCCTTAGCCAACAAACAAAGTAGACTGCTTCTTATGCTTATTAAAAATAGAGATAAATTTATAACTAGAGATGAAATTTTTAATGAAATTTGGGAATATGATGAAGAGCCAAGTGAACTTAGTTTGCGTGTTTATATTAGTGAGCTTAGAAAAATTATAGGCAAAGACCGCATAATTAGCCAATCAAAACTAGGTTATAAATATGTTTAG
- a CDS encoding DUF1104 domain-containing protein, whose product MKRLSLVAILIAGSMFAASISDSSNTELYSMVKDADAKTLSDVSFEVHKRAGKLNSQAKEIKQGFKDEMHKKISSMSDEDRAKFMQEYKKNMNEKIDSLTVKEAREMGFGGMGMGGQGKMMNGECKKMSGKQGGMMCQKMMSGKGMMMQGQGMKKGMMNHGDHANMKKGMQGEGMMMDSEDMQKGQGM is encoded by the coding sequence ATGAAAAGATTAAGTTTAGTAGCTATTTTGATAGCAGGAAGTATGTTTGCAGCTTCAATTTCGGATAGTTCAAACACAGAGTTATACTCAATGGTAAAAGATGCAGATGCGAAAACTTTAAGTGATGTATCTTTTGAAGTACATAAAAGAGCAGGGAAGTTGAATTCTCAAGCAAAAGAAATTAAACAAGGATTTAAAGATGAAATGCATAAAAAAATCTCAAGTATGAGCGATGAAGACAGAGCTAAATTTATGCAAGAATACAAAAAAAATATGAACGAAAAAATAGACTCTCTTACTGTAAAAGAGGCTAGAGAAATGGGCTTTGGCGGCATGGGTATGGGCGGTCAAGGTAAAATGATGAATGGTGAATGCAAAAAAATGAGTGGAAAACAAGGCGGAATGATGTGCCAAAAAATGATGAGTGGTAAAGGCATGATGATGCAAGGCCAAGGTATGAAAAAAGGTATGATGAATCATGGTGATCATGCTAATATGAAAAAAGGTATGCAAGGTGAAGGTATGATGATGGATAGTGAAGACATGCAAAAGGGCCAAGGCATGTAA
- a CDS encoding LemA family protein has translation MNTVALVFLGLLAFVILSIISIYNSLIAKRNQVKNIRAGVDTQLKKRYDLIPNLVAAVKEYLTHEKETLTKVTELRNRAIATTSDVESFELNSQLSKLLGNIQVSIEAYPELKANENIMHLQTTLNELEEQISAARRAYNSSVMIYNNAIEMFPSSIIANIFNFQKDKFFETKGDEKETPNVGNLFNN, from the coding sequence ATGAACACAGTTGCATTAGTTTTTTTAGGACTTTTAGCTTTTGTAATACTTTCTATAATTTCAATTTATAACTCACTAATAGCTAAAAGAAATCAAGTTAAAAATATCCGTGCAGGGGTTGATACACAACTTAAAAAGCGATATGATCTTATTCCAAATTTAGTTGCAGCAGTAAAAGAGTATTTAACACACGAAAAGGAGACGCTTACAAAGGTAACAGAGCTTAGAAATAGGGCGATAGCTACAACTAGCGATGTTGAAAGTTTTGAATTAAATAGCCAGCTTTCAAAACTTTTAGGAAATATTCAGGTGTCTATAGAGGCATATCCAGAACTAAAAGCTAATGAGAATATTATGCATTTACAAACTACTTTAAATGAGCTTGAAGAACAAATAAGCGCAGCAAGAAGAGCCTATAATTCAAGTGTTATGATATACAATAATGCTATTGAAATGTTTCCAAGTAGTATAATTGCAAATATATTTAATTTTCAAAAAGATAAGTTTTTTGAAACTAAAGGAGATGAAAAAGAGACACCAAATGTTGGTAATCTCTTTAATAATTAA